ATCCAAACTCACTGGCAAATTCAGCGGCGATTATTCGTTATCCTTTCACGCACACCGACTGGGTGCGCCCCGGCATTATGCTATACGGCGCCTCGCCTTTCCCGGACGTAACCGCGGCGGAATTGAACCTCCGCCCCGTTATGACACTTGCAAGCAAAATTATTGCGATACAGGATCTGGGAGCCGGTGAAAGAGTGGGTTATCACGGTCTTTTTAAAACCGATCAACCAATGCGCGTCGGGATTGTCGCCTGCGGTTACGCGGATGGTTATCCGCGCCACGCACCAACGAACACACCGGTACTGATCAATAATCAGCGCAGCCGGATACTGGGCCGGGTATCCATGGATATGCTGGCCATTGACTTAACCGGTATCGAAAATGCCGGATTAAACAGCTCGGTTATATTGTGGGGAAAGGGATTGAGTGTTGATGAAGTGGCTTTGAGTGCCGGTACTACCAGTTATGAACTACTTTGTGCGTTGGCACCGCGGGTGGAAAAGACTGCTTCGCTCTGACGCGCAACGCAACGTTGCAATCCAGTCCACCGCAGCATACGAATTTGACGCTCGTTACTCTACCTTTGCCTTACCGCGCAATTCTTGCACAACGGTACCGAATTCGCGCTGTAACACGCGTTGTTGTATGTTCTGCTTAACTTCTTCGAAAGGCGGCACTTCCATCGGACGCACATCCATCAGTTGAATCACATGCCAGCCAAAAGAAGTTTGCACCGGTTGTTCCGTCAATCCCCCTTTTGATAATTTCACCAGCGCTTCGGAAAAAGGTCTGACGTAAGCTGCCGGCGGGCTCCAGTTAAGCTCACCGCCGTTTTCCTTACTGCCGTCATCAAGCGATTTTTCTTCGGCAATTTTGGCAAAATTACCGCCTTTCTTAAGCTTGGCGATAATATCTTTGGCTTCGCTTTCACTGGCCACAAGGATATGGCGTGCCTTGTATTCCTTATCGCCCATTTGCACTTTCAGAACTTCGTACTCCTTGCGCAGCGTATCTTCACTCACCACATTGTGCCTTATGTAATCAGCTTGGAACGCTCTGACCAGCACCGCCTGACGCGCTATCTCAAGCTGCGCGACAACATCAGGATCTTTATCCAGTTTCTTCTTAATCGCTTCTTGCGCAAGAATTTCCTCAGCGATCAGATTCTCACGCAATGCTTTTCTCATTTCCGGACCATCCGGCTGACCTTGTGCAACGCTCGCCTTCACCATTAATTCCAGGCGCGACTGTGGAATTGCTACGCCATTCACTTTAGCCACAGTGCCTGTCGACTGAGCTTGAGCGGATAGGGCAACCATTCCCAAAATACTAACCATCATTGCTTGTGAAAATTTCGTCAAACGCATGGAATTTCCTTTTTTGTGATTAAGATAAAATTAAAGTGTACATTGCGAGAAAGTATACGCCTTAACTGAGTAGACGTGAACTCTATATACCATTATTTCTATTGAACAACTTGTGATTGTTCCGAGAATAACCCGGAAGCTTCACGCCGGTAATACCTTTTTGAAAGGTTTAACCGTCACTTTCCGGTAAACACCCGCATCCACGTAAGGATCAGCATTTGCCCAAGCCTGGGCTGCTTCCAAAGATTCAAACTCGGCCACAATCAAACTACCGGAGAATCCTGCCGGACCAGGATCCTGGCTATCGATCGCCGGATACGGCCCGGCCAGAATCAATCGCCCAGCATCCTGTAGCGCTCGAATTCTTTTTAGATGCTCCGGGCGAACCGTCATTCTTTTTTCCAGGCTATCGGGTATGTCTTCACCGTTTATGACGTACAACATCCTTACTCCTTACTCATTTTATTTTCGCCTTCCTTTTTCTGGTCAATTTGCTCGCTGTCGGCAACATTCTCCGTCACAACTGCCGATGTTTCCTGCAAATATTTCCCCAGCAGCATCACTTGCCCGATGACAAAAACCAGCATCAGTCCGGTAGCGCCGAAAAGCTTGAATGAAACCCAGGTATCGAGCGGAAAGCTGAATGCGACATACAGATTGACGCACCCCATGATTAAGAAAAAACTCGCCCAGCTCCAATTGAGCCTGCTCCAGATTGGTAACGGTAAAACCATTTGTTTCTCAAGCATCGCTTGAATGAGGTTTTTTTTAAAAATGACATGGGATGCCACTAAAACGGCTGCAATCAACCAATACAACACCGTCGGTTTCCATTTGATAAACGTTTCATCCTGAGAAATTAAGGTCGCACCGCCAAAAATGACGATGATCGCCAAATTCACCCACATCATTTTATCGACTTGCCGCCGACGGAACCACAGCCAGCCTATCTGCGCGATAGCCGCGGCTATCGCAACCGCGGTCGCGATAAAAATATCGTACAGCTTGAACGCCAGGAAAAATAAAATCACCGGGAATAGATCGAATAGAAATTTCATCGCCACGAATATTCTGAATTTATTTCAATAACAAACAAGCTAATAGATAGATCATTAAATACAGGAAATGTTCTCATTCCAATACCGGTGGTAACTGCGGCGTCAGGTTATTTTTCTCCTGTGTTGCAGCACCCAATAAGGCGTAACCAAGCAAATGGCCCGCTTCGTCTCGATATAGCGCCTTCACGCCATTTTGATCGGCTTCCACATGCCATTCGCCTTTTATATTGAAATCCGGCGGCGAAACAACCGCGGGACATGCGGGTGTTTTTACAATTACCGGCATCGCCGGATAACGAACCTGAGTCGGATTACCCGCGAGTGTCGCCGCTAAAGCCCGGGCTGCATGCGTGATCGGCATGACAAAAGGCAGCACTTTTCCTTCTACCTCGGCGCAATCGCCTACGGCGTAAATATCGTTAAACTGCGTCTGCAATAAACGATTGACGACAATACCGCGATTAACCGGGATACCGGCTGATGCTGCCAATTGTGTGCGCGCACGCAATCCGACTGCGGACAGTATGATATCGGATTCAATTGATTCGCCGCTGGCAAACGTTAGACGCAATTTTTCATGCGCCGAATCAACCGATTGTGTGGTCGCGCTCAAATGAAAAACCACACCAGCCGCCTCCAGCCTTTGCCGTATAAAAGCTCCGCCTGCGGGAGGCAACAAGCGTCCCAGTGGCTGCGCACCGATATCGATCACGTCCACATGATAACCGGCAGTTGCCAGATCGTTGGCGAATTCGCAGCCGATCAAGCCCGCACCGATGATACTGATCCGCTTCTTCCCGGTCAGCGTATCACGAAATTTTTTATAATCGTCGAGGTCGTTAATCGTGAGTATCTTTGCCACACCATCGCCGGATAGCGGCAAATGGATTTGATCAGCGCCTACTGCCAAAACCAGCCGGTCATAGCCAATCTTTTCGCCATCAGCCAAAGCTACCGCACACCCTGCCGGATCAATTGCAATCACGCGGCAATGCGGGCGGATGGAAATTTTCAGTTGCGCCGCCATTTGCGCCGCATCGCCGTTCAAAATAGAGCCGGGAGTTTTTCCGGATGATAATGCATTCGATAACATGGGCTTGGAATAGAAACCGCCATGATCAGCCGATAACATGACGATAGCAACCTCGGCATTCAGCTTGCGCAACTCACGCGCGACCGCATAACCGGCTAACCCGCTACCTACGATAACCACTGGATTTCCCATTAACTCAGATCTCCCTCGACCAAAATTCTACTTCACTCATATTCTTGATCACCGACCCATTTACCGCCAATAAGACAAGCTGCGCTATCCACATTGAAATTCTTTTATTTCTTTCCTTCATTGACAAAAAACAAGGCACACTGATTACTGAAGCATGACTCCAAATCAATGTGCCTTTATTACAATCTGTAATGTCAATTCAAGGATGTAATTCCACGTCCAAAGATTGAAAAAAAATGACTACATGCGCTATTTTATTTGACTTCATTCTTGTTATTGACCAAGCTGGTGCGCCTTTGCAAGTAAGCGTCACGAACGAATTCATACTTATCTAAAGCAGCCTCTTCAAGGGTTTTATCATTTTCGAGATGCCGCGCACGCAAATGAATAGTTCTTGTCGCCCCAATGGGTAAACGCACCGCCGTTGAATTGATATAAGCAACGTTGTTCACGAAAATACCTGTAACCCCTTGCGTGATAGGATCAAATATGAAGCTGTCGACAGCGAGACCGACCGTATCACGAACTGAGCTTGGTCCCAGGAACGGCAGCACGATATAAGGTCCGCTGGCAATACCATAGCGGCCCAGTGTCTGACCAAAATCTTCATTGCGCTTATTGAGATTGACGTCGCTCACGGCACTGATGTCGCTGGCAATATCGATCATACCGAACATACCAAAGGTGGTATTAACCAATAATCGCGCACTACTGGCCAATGCGCTCTCATAATTCAATTGCAAGACAGAGTTAGTTATTACCACCACTTCGTTCACATTGGAGAACATGTTGCCGAGTATCATTTCAATCGGATCGGGTGTAATTCTCTGATATCCCCTGGCAACCGGATCCATGATATTGCGATAGAACACTTCATTAAAATTGAAAACCGCACGGTTCATGGATTCCAGCGGATCATTCACGCCATTCTGGTTGTTCCCATTCGCACTTAATGGCTTCGTTGAAGCACAACCCGTTAAAAATAAACTAGAAACCAGAGTAGCGACGGCTATGGAACGGATAATATTAATCATGTTCTTATTTCTTTTAGTAAAAATTCGGTCGATCTTGCCATATTTATACGATTGGTTCAATACACCCTCGCACAAAGTATGCCGTTTTGTTCAGGCATTCATGCATCCATACTGCACGGAATAATTAGAAAGCTCCCAATTAATCAGATACCCCGCGCAATATACGGCAGATTATGCCAGAACTAAATAAAGTATCCATGCAGCAATAGGATGGACAAAATGATGCAATTCTCCGGTTAAGCGGTTTCCATTCCGCTATGGCGCAATAACGCATCCAATTCCGGCTCGCGTCCGCGAAACGCAATAAACGACTCAAGCGCCGAACGGCTGCCCCCCACCGCCAGAATCTCTTCCAGAAAATGCGAACCGGTGGCTGCATTCACCACCCCATCCGCAGCGGTTTCTTCAAACATACTGTAGGCATCCGCCGAAAGCACTTCCGCCCACTTGTAGCTGTAATAGCCAGCGGCATAACCGCCGGCGAAAATATGCGCGAAACTGTTGGGAAAACGGTTAAAGTCCGGCGGAATGACCACCGCGACTTCGCTGCGGATTTCGTCCAGCAGCTGTAAAACCGTCTTGCCGCCATCCGGATTAAAATCGAAGTGGACATGCATGTCGAACAGCGCAAACTCAATCTGACGCAACATTTGCAACCCGCTCTGGAAATTCTTGGCTTTTATCATCTTATCGTATAGCGCTTGGGGTAACGGCTCGCCATTATCGATATGCTGCGTCATTCCCGCCAGCACATCCCATTCCCAGCAGAAATTTTCCATGAACTGGCTCGGCAATTCCACCGCATCCCATTCCACACCGTTGATTCCGGACACCCCCAAGTCTTCCACCTTGGTCAGCAAATGATGCAAGCCATGACCGAATTCATGAAACAGCACGATCACTTCATTATGTGTAAACAAAGCCGGGCGCGGCTGATCACCAACGATGACCGGCGCGGAAAAATTACACGTCAGATAAGCCACTGGCAATTGTATGGTGTGTTTTCCCGTTGGTTGATGATCGATCCGCCGGCGCGTGATCGCATCGTCCATCCAGGCACCGCCCCGCTTGGCAGACCGCGCGTACAGATCCAAATAAAACTGGCCGATCAACTGACCGTTAGCGTCATGAATATCAAAAAACTTCACATCGGGATGCCAGCACTGAATCTTGCGCTCAGGGGCTGCAAGCGAAATGCGGATGCCGTACAGTTTTTCCACCACCTTAAACATACCGGCCAATACTTTATCTTCCGGGAAGTATTGTTTAACCTCCTGATCTGAAAAAGCATAGCGTTCTTGCCGCAGCTTCTCGCTGACATACGCCAAATCCCAAGCTTCCAATTCCGGCAGATTCAATTGCTCGGCAGCAAATTGCTGTAGTGCTTGCAAATCCTGCACTGCGTACGGTCTTGCTTTTCCCGCCAATTTTCTCAGAAACTCGAGCACTTGCTGCGGAGAAGTTGCCATTTTCGATGCCAGGGAAACTTCGGCATAATTCCCAAAACCTAGCATTTGCGCCGCTTCCCGGCGCAACCCCAGTATTTTATTAATCAGCGGCATATTATCTTTGCTCGAATCCGCTTGACTATCGAACTCGCTGGCGCGCGTTGCATAGGCGCGGTACATTTGTTCGCGCAAAGCACGGTTATCGGCGTATTGCAGCACGGGAAGATACGATGGCATATGCAGGGTAAATTTCCAGCCCGTTTTGCCATCCGCAGCGGCCAATTGCTGTGCTGTTTGCAGCACATCGTCCGGAATCCCGGTCACGTCTTTTGCATCTTCGATCAACAGGGAATATGCATTGGTAGCATCGAGCAAGTTATCGCTGAATGTGGAAGATAATTTCGATAATTCTTCCTGAATCTGCAGGAATCGCTGCTTCTTGTCGGCCGGCAATTCCGCGCCGCCCAAACGGAAATCGCGCAATTCATTTTCGATGATTTTCTTTCTCGCCGGCATCAACCGGTCGAATTCCGCGCTCGCGCGTAACTGCTTAAATTTCTCAAACAGCTTCACATCCTGCGACAACTCGGCATAAAACTGCGTAATCAACGGCAGATTGGCGTTATAGGTTTCGCGCAGCTGCGGTGTATTCATCACCGCATTCAGATGCGACACCTGTCCCCAGGCGCGCGACAGCTTTTCATTGACATCCGTCATCGGCTGCACAAACGTCTGCCAGGTTGGCGCGCCGTCATCCGTTCGGATCTTGTCAATCACCGCGCGGTTTTCCTTCAGCAACGCTTCAATCGCCGGTGTAATATGTTCGTTCTTGATTTCTGCAAAACGGGGCAAGCCGGAAAAATCTAGTAATGGGTTTGACATGTTGCTCCAAATGGATCGGTTAAAAACAAAAATGATGGGGAAATTTTGCTGAAGACTCAACGCTCGTAAACAATATGGCCATTCACCAACGTATATTTAACACCACCCGGCAATTCCATACCCATGAAAGGCGTGTTTTTTCCTTGACTCTGAATAGCTGCCGAAGTCACTTTCCAGTAATAATCAGGGTCAAAAATGCAGATATCCGCGGCACTGCCGACGGATAGATGGCCCGCGTCAATTCCCAGTATCTGCGCCGATTCCGTGCTAATCTTCGCCAGCGCTTTCAGCAACGGCAAGCGCATTTCGGCGGCCCACTTCAATGTAAGCGGCAGCAACAATTCCACTCCCGTCGCGCCGACCTCGGATTGAGCGAACGGCAACAATTTGGCATCTTCGTCCACCGGCGCATGGTCCGAGCAAATCGCATCGATCGTGCCATCCAGAACGCCGTAGCGCAGCGCGTCACGATCGCTGGAGCTGCGCAACGGCGGCATCAGATGGCAATTGGAATCAAAAAAACCGATGTCCATATCCGACAAGTGCAAATGATTGATCGTCACATCGCAGGTAATCGGTAAGCCTTGCTGCTTCGCGGCGCGAATCATCGCCAAGCCCTCGGCGCTGGAAATCCGGCACAGATGCACGCTGACACCGATTTCCTTAGTCAACAACACAATATTGGCGATGGCGATTGTTTCAGCGCACACCGGGACTGTCAGCAAGCCCAGCCGGGTCGCCACTTCGCCGTCGTGCGCCACGCCATCGCCCGTCAATGTAATTTCCTGCGGGCGCAACCAAACGCTGAAACCGAACGTCGATGCATAGCGCATGGCCTGCATCAGCACGCGCAAGTTCGGCAACAAACCATCCGATTGCCCGAACACCACGCATCCGGCGTCGTTCAGTTCGGCCATCTCGGTCAGGCGCTCACCCTTCAATCCCTGCGTCAATGCGCCGATCGGATACACATGCGCCTGATTGAGATTTTTGGCGCGATGTTTCAACATCTCCACCAATCCTGGCTCATCCAAAGGCGGATCGGTATCCGGCGGACAGGCGATACTCGTGACGCCACCGGCAACTGCCGCAGCCATTTCCGACTCCAGAGTGGCCATATATTCCAGCCCTGGTTCACGCAAGCGCACGGACAAATCCACCAATCCCGGACACACCACCAATGATTGCGCGTCGATCACCCGGCTGGCTTGAAATTCGCTTGGTGCCGAACCAATGGCCACGATTTTACCTTTGGCGACAAAAATATCCTGCACGGCATCGATCCCGTTCTTAGGATCGATCAAGCGCCCGTTTTTGATATGAATTCTCATGCAACCACCTCTAAACCTGATTGCCCGCCAGAATCGACATCACCGCCATGCGCACCGCGATGCCGAAGGTGACCTGCGGCAAAATGACCGACTGTTTCCCGTCCGCGACTTCCGAATCAATCTCGACACCGCGATTCATCGGCCCAGGATGCATCACAATGGCATCGCGACGGGCCAGCGCCAGTTTCTCCGGCGTGAGTCCGTAATATTTAAAGTACTCTTCCGGACTGGGCAGATTCGCGCCTTTCATACGCTCATTCTGCAAGCGCAACATCATCAGCACGTCGATATCCTTTAACCCTTTCGCCATATCGTGATAAACATGCACTCCCAAACGCTCCACCATTTTGGGTAACAAAGTCTTGGGCGCGATCACGCGCACTTCCGGCACGCCAAGCGTGGTCAGTGCATGAATCTGCGAGCGCGCCACACGGGAGTGCAAAATGTCACCGATAATGGCCACGCGTAAATTACGAAAATCGCGTTTGTAGCGCCGGATCGTAAACATATCCAATAACGCTTGCGTCGGGTGTGCGTGGCTACCGTCGCCGGCATTGATGACATGAATCTCCGGCTGCACATGCTTCGCAATCAAGTGCGCCGCCCCGCTCTGCGAATGCCGCACGACAAACATATCCGCGTTCATCGCGGAAAGGTTGTTGACCGTATCCAGCAGCGTTTCGCCCTTGGATTGCGCGGAAACGGCAATATTCAGATTGAACACATCCGCAGATAGGCGCTTGGCAGCGATTTCAAAAGTCGTGCGCGTACGTGTGCTAGGTTCAAAAAAAAGATTGAATATCGATTTGCCGCGCAACAGGGGGATTTTCTTCACATCACGTTCCGTGACCCCGACAAACGATTCGGCGGTATCCAGGATATGCAATAACACGGAAGCGGGTAATCCTTCGGTAGTCAGCAAATGCTGCAACGCGCCATGCTCATCCAGTTGCGGGTTTCGATTGATGATCATTCCGGCAGACTCTTATCGTACAAATGAAAGCTTAACTTGCCGTTCTTCCCACGTCTTAATTCAAGCATTTTATCCGCCGGTAGTTCCAGCACTATGCCGGTGTACTGCGTCGCTATCGGCAATTCCCTGCCCCCCCGGTCGACCAAAGCGGCCAAACTGATCGAAGCGGGCCGGCCGTAATCGAACAACTCGTTGATCGCCGCACGAATGG
The nucleotide sequence above comes from Gammaproteobacteria bacterium. Encoded proteins:
- a CDS encoding peptidylprolyl isomerase, which encodes MRLTKFSQAMMVSILGMVALSAQAQSTGTVAKVNGVAIPQSRLELMVKASVAQGQPDGPEMRKALRENLIAEEILAQEAIKKKLDKDPDVVAQLEIARQAVLVRAFQADYIRHNVVSEDTLRKEYEVLKVQMGDKEYKARHILVASESEAKDIIAKLKKGGNFAKIAEEKSLDDGSKENGGELNWSPPAAYVRPFSEALVKLSKGGLTEQPVQTSFGWHVIQLMDVRPMEVPPFEEVKQNIQQRVLQREFGTVVQELRGKAKVE
- a CDS encoding YciI family protein; its protein translation is MLYVINGEDIPDSLEKRMTVRPEHLKRIRALQDAGRLILAGPYPAIDSQDPGPAGFSGSLIVAEFESLEAAQAWANADPYVDAGVYRKVTVKPFKKVLPA
- a CDS encoding septation protein A, translated to MKFLFDLFPVILFFLAFKLYDIFIATAVAIAAAIAQIGWLWFRRRQVDKMMWVNLAIIVIFGGATLISQDETFIKWKPTVLYWLIAAVLVASHVIFKKNLIQAMLEKQMVLPLPIWSRLNWSWASFFLIMGCVNLYVAFSFPLDTWVSFKLFGATGLMLVFVIGQVMLLGKYLQETSAVVTENVADSEQIDQKKEGENKMSKE
- a CDS encoding FAD-dependent oxidoreductase, whose translation is MGNPVVIVGSGLAGYAVARELRKLNAEVAIVMLSADHGGFYSKPMLSNALSSGKTPGSILNGDAAQMAAQLKISIRPHCRVIAIDPAGCAVALADGEKIGYDRLVLAVGADQIHLPLSGDGVAKILTINDLDDYKKFRDTLTGKKRISIIGAGLIGCEFANDLATAGYHVDVIDIGAQPLGRLLPPAGGAFIRQRLEAAGVVFHLSATTQSVDSAHEKLRLTFASGESIESDIILSAVGLRARTQLAASAGIPVNRGIVVNRLLQTQFNDIYAVGDCAEVEGKVLPFVMPITHAARALAATLAGNPTQVRYPAMPVIVKTPACPAVVSPPDFNIKGEWHVEADQNGVKALYRDEAGHLLGYALLGAATQEKNNLTPQLPPVLE
- a CDS encoding VacJ family lipoprotein, whose protein sequence is MINIIRSIAVATLVSSLFLTGCASTKPLSANGNNQNGVNDPLESMNRAVFNFNEVFYRNIMDPVARGYQRITPDPIEMILGNMFSNVNEVVVITNSVLQLNYESALASSARLLVNTTFGMFGMIDIASDISAVSDVNLNKRNEDFGQTLGRYGIASGPYIVLPFLGPSSVRDTVGLAVDSFIFDPITQGVTGIFVNNVAYINSTAVRLPIGATRTIHLRARHLENDKTLEEAALDKYEFVRDAYLQRRTSLVNNKNEVK
- a CDS encoding M3 family metallopeptidase; translated protein: MSNPLLDFSGLPRFAEIKNEHITPAIEALLKENRAVIDKIRTDDGAPTWQTFVQPMTDVNEKLSRAWGQVSHLNAVMNTPQLRETYNANLPLITQFYAELSQDVKLFEKFKQLRASAEFDRLMPARKKIIENELRDFRLGGAELPADKKQRFLQIQEELSKLSSTFSDNLLDATNAYSLLIEDAKDVTGIPDDVLQTAQQLAAADGKTGWKFTLHMPSYLPVLQYADNRALREQMYRAYATRASEFDSQADSSKDNMPLINKILGLRREAAQMLGFGNYAEVSLASKMATSPQQVLEFLRKLAGKARPYAVQDLQALQQFAAEQLNLPELEAWDLAYVSEKLRQERYAFSDQEVKQYFPEDKVLAGMFKVVEKLYGIRISLAAPERKIQCWHPDVKFFDIHDANGQLIGQFYLDLYARSAKRGGAWMDDAITRRRIDHQPTGKHTIQLPVAYLTCNFSAPVIVGDQPRPALFTHNEVIVLFHEFGHGLHHLLTKVEDLGVSGINGVEWDAVELPSQFMENFCWEWDVLAGMTQHIDNGEPLPQALYDKMIKAKNFQSGLQMLRQIEFALFDMHVHFDFNPDGGKTVLQLLDEIRSEVAVVIPPDFNRFPNSFAHIFAGGYAAGYYSYKWAEVLSADAYSMFEETAADGVVNAATGSHFLEEILAVGGSRSALESFIAFRGREPELDALLRHSGMETA
- a CDS encoding dihydroorotase — translated: MRIHIKNGRLIDPKNGIDAVQDIFVAKGKIVAIGSAPSEFQASRVIDAQSLVVCPGLVDLSVRLREPGLEYMATLESEMAAAVAGGVTSIACPPDTDPPLDEPGLVEMLKHRAKNLNQAHVYPIGALTQGLKGERLTEMAELNDAGCVVFGQSDGLLPNLRVLMQAMRYASTFGFSVWLRPQEITLTGDGVAHDGEVATRLGLLTVPVCAETIAIANIVLLTKEIGVSVHLCRISSAEGLAMIRAAKQQGLPITCDVTINHLHLSDMDIGFFDSNCHLMPPLRSSSDRDALRYGVLDGTIDAICSDHAPVDEDAKLLPFAQSEVGATGVELLLPLTLKWAAEMRLPLLKALAKISTESAQILGIDAGHLSVGSAADICIFDPDYYWKVTSAAIQSQGKNTPFMGMELPGGVKYTLVNGHIVYER
- a CDS encoding aspartate carbamoyltransferase catalytic subunit; this encodes MIINRNPQLDEHGALQHLLTTEGLPASVLLHILDTAESFVGVTERDVKKIPLLRGKSIFNLFFEPSTRTRTTFEIAAKRLSADVFNLNIAVSAQSKGETLLDTVNNLSAMNADMFVVRHSQSGAAHLIAKHVQPEIHVINAGDGSHAHPTQALLDMFTIRRYKRDFRNLRVAIIGDILHSRVARSQIHALTTLGVPEVRVIAPKTLLPKMVERLGVHVYHDMAKGLKDIDVLMMLRLQNERMKGANLPSPEEYFKYYGLTPEKLALARRDAIVMHPGPMNRGVEIDSEVADGKQSVILPQVTFGIAVRMAVMSILAGNQV